AGGAGGGGGGCTGTGTTGAGGAAATTAAATAATCCTTTCTGTAACTGATTAGGTAGTCAGGAAGACTTTCCTCACTACTTCTTCCTCAGCACAGCTCTGTATGTGGCTGTAGTATCCCTCCTTGGAGTGagttcctccctctccccctgtccATTTAGTAGAAATACAGCTGAGCTGTTAGGTCACAGTTTCAGCCCATTTGCTAGTCCCTGGTAAACACATAGGTATGTATCCTATTGTAGACTGGTGGAACTTCCTTAAGTTTAAGGAGCCTCCCTTCAATATAAATGGCCCTTTCGCCGATTGAACAGCCAcgcaagttggaggaaggcttcacacCTTGCTCAGAGTGGTAGACGAATACATGCTGCTGTCTTAGGTGGCATGTGCATTGATTATATAATGCCAGCACAAACCTCTCTTACAGTATTTGTCTTGTCTTGCTTTTAAGATTCCCGTCATTGACGTATGCCTTTACTTTAGTGTTGCTGCATTCAGCCCTGATAGGTGGACTAATCAGTCCAAGTCCACACCTTTGTTTAGCTATTGGACTGGTCATATCTGACTTGTGATTCATTTTTGAAAAGTGAGTTTGTGCCTCAAgctctcccttccttttttcccttctaggTATTTGATAACTATGCTGTAACAGTGATGATTGGTGGCGAGCCATATACTTTAGGCCTGTTTGATACTGCAGGTAGGCTTTTATTTTTATGCTAATCTAGCCTCAGAGGAGCTAAGCAAGTTATGTTATTGTATGTTTATCTAAAGCTCATGGTGACTTGATAGCTTGCTTACTTTAAGCAAAATTTAAACCAAACATTCTCCCATCTTTCATTATTTTGATGCTTCATTCATTTGATGTTTTGATGCAACATGGGACCGCAGTATTTGCCACAGGaagtatggctcagtggtagagcatctccagttaaagggactaggcaaatagatgatgtgaaagatctctgcctgagaccctggagagctgctgcctgtctgactttgatggaccaagattctgattcagtataaggcagattcatgtgttcatgtgaccaccaTTTAGTGAGTTTCTCTGTATTTGGTCCATGGCCACAGGGACTCCTGTTCTCATTATGTGAGCTTGTGAAAGCAACTGATGATACAAGAGTAAGATTCATGTTCTCTGCTAGGGGAAGAGGCTACAGCTCAGTGTAAAAAAAATGAGCATGGGAAGCATTTCCATGTGGGAATGCAGAAGATGCAGGGTGGAAGAATAATGGGCCAATACAGGGAAGTAATGAAAGGGCAGAGGCTTGAGATAACCAGTATTATGGGAAGAGTAGAATGTATTTGGGTGTTGAATGCACTTTGTATTAGGGGTGTGTATGCAAGAAACATTTCTTAAGTTGCTGAGTCTGAAGTATTAGGACAGTGCAGCATCACATTGACTGCCTTCACAGCACTCTTCTTTTCTCTTGCTTTTAGCCAAAGGGGAAATGGCTATGCATTCAGCTTCCATTCTGTTTTGTAGCATTGCTAAATTTGAAAATGAAGGATGGGATAAATTCATTCTGCTAGTTCTTGCTTTAACAACTAGGACACACATCTGGAAATAGCTTGTGGTAGCTCCCATGGCTTACCTGCTGTGGCAGACAGACTGGAGGGACAGGTGAAATTGTGATTTACTGTGTGCTACTCAGCAGGGAGCAATTGTTACTTGTCACAGTGATTGGCAAGTTGCATGGCAGCATTTCTTTGAATGTAAGAGACTACTTTATCTGTGAAGTAAGAGTTGGATTGCTAGTGCTTTGACTCTCTGACATTGACCCGAGTAAGGCTCTTACTGCCTGTGGAATTAGTACATTAGTAGTGTTCTTGTCATGCTGGTTCCAGAGGGTGGCCATAATTGTTCCCTGGCTTAGTCTCCCCTTTTGATTTCCTTATGGTCAGGAAGAAGCTCTCTTCCTTGTCTGACTGCAGAAGTGTTTTATTTCTTGTGAAGTCTTTGCAGCTTGGTAAAAGCTTGCTCTTTACATATGGGTGTATAGACGCTTCAGAACTGttgattaatatatatatatatttgattatAATAGGGCAGGAAGATTATGACAGATTACGGCCCCTCAGCTATCCACAGACAGATGTGTTTCTGGTCTGTTTCTCAGTGGTCTCACCATCTTCATTTGAAAATGTGAAAGAAAAGGTGAGTGTGAGACACCCTTCCCCCCCAGAAGCCCATGCAGACTCCTGTCTGTAAGGCTTTGTAAAATATCCTGTGATATTTGACCACATTAATTAGTGTGCGATGGCTAGTGATAtttatcttttctctttttagTGGGTACCTGAAATCACTCACCATTGTCCAAAGACTCCTTTTTTGCTTGTTGGGACCCAAATTGATCTCAGAGATGACCCTTCAACAATTGAGAAACTTGCCAAGAATAAGCAGAAGCCTATTACTCCTGAGACTGCGGAAAAACTGGCACGGGACTTGAAGGCTGTCAAATACGTGGAATGCTCTGCACTCACACAGGTAAGCCTGCTTGTTATGGTCCTCTGGACTGCCTTTTCTTTCTCAGCAATGGGAAATCAGCATCCTGTATTGGAAGGTGAGTTTTTCTGTTGGAGTTCACCATGTTGACTACAAATGTGAAGCCTTTTAGAAACAGTTTCGTTGACTCTAGAAACTTAACTCTGTTCATCATCTTGAATGTTTGTCAGGcctaatttattttgttccaGGCACAGGTTTATCACCAAGCAAGTAGGGTGAACAAGGTTTGTGTAAGGCAAATTAATTCTTTGATTAAAAAAGGCTAACTTAAAATGCTAACTAGAAATAAAGTGGACATCTCAAGGTCATGGGGTATTCTAAAGAGGTCCTAGTGGTTGTGTTAATAACTTTAATGTTGAGATATTAGTCATTTGAAATGTGTATGTATTGGGGGGAAACAGTACACTGCACAGAACAATGTCATTGTTTCATTTTGACAGGGACTATGCCAAGATCTTACATAACTCATGGGGCCTTCATTGAAGGAGACAGAATTAGTACTGTGTTCCTAACCCAACTTAAAATGTATAActcatttgtttctgggcacagagCAGACCCAGTAGTTGAAGTATCCCAACATGTAAAAGTGTAAACCTGATTGAAATATAAGTGATAGTATGGAACCTGGATGGCGGCTTATGTTGGACTACTATTGTCGGGTATAATGGCTGTAGTTGTCTACACAAATGTTCTGAAATGTAGTTTAGGAATAGGCAGTACTTTTAGGTATTTGTGACTTAAGTCATGCACAGTAAATTTTATGGGTCATAGTTTTATTTTTGCTATCATCTGAAGTTGTATAGACAAGGCTGAAGAACGCATTTGTAGGCATTCCATGGAATTTTATTGGTTGTTCATAGAACTTTGATGCTACCAGCAATAGTCGTATATATTTCTAGTTAATGGTATGTGACAGAGTTAGGGTTTGACATCAGTTGCATTTTAACTGGGTGAGCAGTAGCAAACCCTGTACACCCATTTTTTTCTGGGTGAGGCGTTTCTTTGTGAATGATCCTTGCTTGAAATCTTGGCTGATCTACATTGACATTCTAAGTAGAACTTTGTGCATAATGCTTTGAATAAAGGGATCTACTTTGCCTGCCCTTGTGATTTGAGAGGGATATTAGTGCTTTAGAAAGCAAAACACCAAGGAAGGACTGGGAATTCTCAAGATCAGATTTCAGTTACCATTGCTTATTTAACTCTTTAAGTTGAGATTACAAGGGAAGCCCCGCAGATGATATTAACTGATAATTGCAGAGCAGTGGCCGTGCTTGATGTTGTGGCAAAACAAATTAGAAGTCTAGTGTGACCTTAGAGACTAACATCTGTTtcagtgttagtctttaaggtcccactggacttctgttttgttttattttctttgacCCTGTTTATGACCTTTCTTTGCTTGACTTATATTGCCCGAAATTATTTTGGCTTACAACGTAATGATATACCATATTTCATTGAGTAATGTTAAAATTGGTAGTAGTTCTTTAAATGTTAGCTGTGTTGTCAGGAAGAtggtttgtttgggtttttttaataacACAAAACTTCCTCTGCCATAGCTTACTGTATTTTGCTTGAAGTAGAGTAGGATAAATGTTTCAAACAGAGCAGAGAGGAAATGGAAAGTAAAGGCTTTTGCTCTctgtgcttaaaaaaaaccccttttctCTGATCCATGGGTAAATTGGTACTTATGAGGGAGGCAGTCCATGGGCATTTATTCACATCTAACTTGGCTCTAAATGATTTTGATTAAACACTTTCGTAAATTGACATGCTACATGTTTTGAGCAAACCTTGTGTAAAAAGCATTCCACTCAGTCCCAAAAACGTATTTCACAGCCGTTTTTTTCAGTGTTCCGTAGACACTAGCTAGGGTGGAAGATCAGAAAAATAAGTTGTTACACATTTTTCCAGTCCCCCCCGCCCAAGCCCTTGTGTCTCTAATCCAAGGATGGCATATAGTTAGAGCAGGCATTGACAAACACAACAACTCATATTCTGTCTTGTCAGGACAATCAGTAGAGACCACCCTGTAAGTGATCTTTTGTATTTGTTTCATGCCATCTAACTGCCTGTGCTGTACAACGTAGTCTGTACTCAAGTTATGAATATTTAACTCTACATACCATGCAGTATGAACATGAAACTTTGTGTTGTATGTCAAGCTGCACTAGTTTTCTATTAAATAAGCAATGCCTAGGGTCAATTTAGGAGATAGGTATTAAAATCAATTAACGTGCctgaaataaatagaataaatatttCAGGTTTAAATCAACACATTTTCATGGGTATGGCAATAGAGGCTCACTTCTGTGCAGAAACAATTCAGACTAAATGGGGAAATGAATCAGTGATTTAaattttggtttaagctgatctcTTTTGATAAAGAGAAGTGGTTGAAATTTGCTTCAGATGCCAATGTTTGTAGATAGCTGCTTTCTTTGACTAGGTGTCAATTACCATATGCACAACTTTAAAACTTGCATATGAGATTGGTTAAAGTTACAAAAAAATGCAAGGGTCTCCTTTTGTAGCTGCAGGCTGTGAATGCAAGATACGTATTTGCAGATGCAGTCtccagcagtgccatcctaaacccaTACACCTTTATTCCATTGACTTCAGGCTCTGAGTGTGCTtacaattgcactgtaaatctctgTATATGGATTTGACTGCAAGTCCAGCCAGCGCTTTTTTGGTTTCTGTCATAAATATCACTGCCGGTTTATGGCAGTCAAAATGACTGTTTCTTTTCCTGGAAGTCCCATCTTTTTGCTGCAGATCAAAGCTGGGTACGCTGATGTGACTGTTGTGGCctaaagtgtttgtttgttaGGGTGTTTAGTACACCTGATTCCATGGAGCTGCCATTTCTTGATTTCCCTTGTTTGGCTTTCTTGACTTGCTAGAATTGTTGTATCTGACCAGAGATAGTATTTAGCATTTCATAAAGGTATGTTTGTGCTAGCAATAGATCACAAGTAATTCTTGCTTTCCTGGACTTGGAAGCCCTGAAGAGgtggcagagatttttttttttaacaatgttcagCACAGTGCTGAAAAAAATATTATGTATATAATTTAAATTTGTAGTTCCTGCACGCTTAATGGAAAACTCACAGCTGACCCCAATAATTTCCTCAATGGTGAATTACTGGACCGTCTTACCAGTCCTTCCAAtagcaagaagaggaggagaggggtattcatggctactcgttaaaatggatactagtcctgaggcatacctgttctctccaggatcagaggagcatgccgaatatattagatgctgtggaacacaggcaggatggtgctgccgcagttgtcttgtttgggggcttcctagaggcacctggttggccactgtgtgaacagactgttggacttgatgggccttggtctgatccagcagggcttttcttatgttcctaagaAGACAGCTTTTGTAGAATTGTCAGGTGGGACATAGTGGGAAGAAAGAGCCTATGTTGCTGCTCTTGAGTGGTAAAGTGACATTGAAGAGCTGTGAACAAAGGGAATGCTTGGAAGTGGGCCACTCCGTTGGCCTGGCTGTAACTCACCTTTACCTGTGATGACATCGTCATGAAATCCCAGATGTTAATGACAAGCAGAAAGTTTTGTCTGTGCCTGCTCCTGAAATCAGACTTCTGGCAAGGCACCACTCCTTGGCACTGTAGTCAGTGAAATGGACTGTAGCTGTTACTGCCACCATGTAGGAACATATCCTAATCTTTTGCGAGATGCATTATCTTTTTTTATCTAGGGAATTGCTTTTTAAACAACtgatctgtttttattttgaGGATAATACTTGCATtgatcttcccttccttcccaggactgggggttagggttaatatcTAAAAAAAGATACAGCTAATGCTGGATGTGTCACTTGATCGTTTTGGTGTTAGGAATAAACAAGATTATTGCGTGTCATTTTGAGCCCaggatgcattttttttaatctactaAAACAAGGAAACTATTTCTCCATGAGAAGATGCTTGTGGAAATGTACTTAGCACATAGGAAAGATCTTTTTATTCTAGTGACCTTCTTGCAACTTCCTTACTGTGCTTGTCTGTTTCCTTTTTCCCTTGAAGATTTGCTTTTTAACAAAAGTAAATCTGCTTCGCTTGACCACCTTTATCCTGAATGCTCTTTGTATCTGCTTGTGTCTCTCTCTCTAATCCTCTAACCTAGCTActatttttttctcctcccctctgTCTTATAGAGAGGTCTGAAGAATGTGTTTGATGAGGCTATCCTAGCTGCTCTCGAGCCTCCGGAAACTCAACCCAAACGGAAATGCTGTATATTCTAAACAGTttcctcttttttcctttcttgttGCTGCTTCCTCTGTCCCGATGCTGTAGAAAGCTGGttgcaaaacaaataaaaccatccTGACTCAAAGAAGCCGTGTCTTTTACTGAATGTCTTAGAGCAAACTCTGTATTAGCTTTTGGATTGGAAACTGTTTATACAACTTGTTATGACTGTGGAACATGATCTGGACTCGCTTAAACCTTTTGCTTTTTGGGTTGATGGATTTTTATAGCTTTTTGGTTTAGGGTATTGGTTAAGGGGTTGAGGGTATCACTAAAAGTAACACTTGAGAGGAAAAAAGCAAACTGGTAAGAGATTTTTGATAGCCAAATGAAAAGTAATGTGCAATTTTCCCCCCTCTTGTGACTCTGTTATAACTGTATTTGCATGATGATTGTACCTGACATGGTGACCTGCAAGTGATGCTGAAATGGTGAAGGAATCTCTGGTTTTCCTCTGTGCAGTGGGGCTTGCTGTTGCTTTGGCTGTTTGTGTTGTAGTGGAATATTTGTTGGTTTtcaggggcagggggaggaagtTCAGTGTATCTGCTACTGCCTGACAGATGTCAAACTTCTGTTTTCAATGACATGGTAGCCCTCATTTTAATCACTCAGAGCTTGCGACTGTAAAAGTAAAGTTATACTTTTTGACTTCTGTTGTCTGAAGGAAGGAAAAAGTACAATTGTAGTTACCTTaaatttcaaaattaaaaattagTTGTTTGTATAAATGCCTGATGAAGCATTATTCCTGTTTGCATTCATTTTGCTTCACTTTAACATTTATGCATTATCTAGTACCTACCTGTGCCTTTTTCATTACTGGACTCTGGTCCCATTCACTGCTTGAAATCTTCCTGTGCTGCTTCAATAACATTAGGGTACTTCACAGGAGCTTGCCCGGATTACGCCAAAGG
This portion of the Euleptes europaea isolate rEulEur1 chromosome 19, rEulEur1.hap1, whole genome shotgun sequence genome encodes:
- the CDC42 gene encoding cell division control protein 42 homolog isoform X1 gives rise to the protein MQTIKCVVVGDGAVGKTCLLISYTTNKFPSEYVPTVFDNYAVTVMIGGEPYTLGLFDTAGQEDYDRLRPLSYPQTDVFLVCFSVVSPSSFENVKEKWVPEITHHCPKTPFLLVGTQIDLRDDPSTIEKLAKNKQKPITPETAEKLARDLKAVKYVECSALTQKGLKNVFDEAILAALEPPEPKKSRRCVLL
- the CDC42 gene encoding cell division control protein 42 homolog isoform X2, with the protein product MQTIKCVVVGDGAVGKTCLLISYTTNKFPSEYVPTVFDNYAVTVMIGGEPYTLGLFDTAGQEDYDRLRPLSYPQTDVFLVCFSVVSPSSFENVKEKWVPEITHHCPKTPFLLVGTQIDLRDDPSTIEKLAKNKQKPITPETAEKLARDLKAVKYVECSALTQRGLKNVFDEAILAALEPPETQPKRKCCIF